Genomic segment of Antricoccus suffuscus:
ACCTCGCGGATGCCTGGCTGGTTGTCGCGGCCACCAACGATGCAGGAACCGATGCGCAGGTGCGGCGGCTCGCCGACGAAGAACGAATCTGGTGCCTGGAAGCGAAGTCGACGTCCGCCGAATCGGTGGGCGAAGGAGGACGCGGTCGCGTCGTACTGGTCGGTGGTGGGCCCGGCGACCCCGGGCTGCTCACGGTCGCGGGCATGGAGGCCCTACGGCGGGCAGACGTTGTGGTCGTTGACCGGCTTGCGCCGGTCGCCGCTCTGGCAGAGGCGCCGCCGCAGGCGGAGATCATTGACGTCGCGAAGATTCCTCGCGGCCAGTACACGCCGCAAGATGTCATCAACAAGACGCTGATATCCCAAGCGCAGCAGGGCAAGTACGTCGTACGCCTCAAGGGTGGCGACAACTTCGTTTTCGGTCGCGGCGGCGAAGAATGGCAGGCGTGCGCAGAGGCAGGGGTCGCCGTCGACGTGATACCCGGAGTGACATCCTCGATCGCCGTACCCGCAATGGCCGGCGTCCCGGTCACGCACCGCTCATTGACCCAAGGATTCAGTGTCGTATCCGGACACGTGCCCCCCGACCATCCGTCGTGCATGCTCGACTGGTCATCCCTTGCGCAGACAAACACGACCCTCGTCATATTGATGGGACTGGCTAATCTTGCAGCCATTGCGGACAAGTTGGTGAGTTCCGGGCTCCCTGCCACCACCCCGGCGGCCACGATCGCGGACGGCGGGCTGCCTACCCAGCTGGTGGTACGTGCCGAGCTGTCCAGCCTCGCGACGG
This window contains:
- the cobA gene encoding uroporphyrinogen-III C-methyltransferase, which translates into the protein MQPFRVALPVADKRVVVVGGGPVAMPYVAGLRDAGARIDVIGAEVTDTLEDLAQRGHIRLLRRQFEAADLADAWLVVAATNDAGTDAQVRRLADEERIWCLEAKSTSAESVGEGGRGRVVLVGGGPGDPGLLTVAGMEALRRADVVVVDRLAPVAALAEAPPQAEIIDVAKIPRGQYTPQDVINKTLISQAQQGKYVVRLKGGDNFVFGRGGEEWQACAEAGVAVDVIPGVTSSIAVPAMAGVPVTHRSLTQGFSVVSGHVPPDHPSCMLDWSSLAQTNTTLVILMGLANLAAIADKLVSSGLPATTPAATIADGGLPTQLVVRAELSSLATAVDAAGLRAPVVTVIGAVAGFDPEVRR